A genomic region of Desulfosarcina ovata subsp. ovata contains the following coding sequences:
- a CDS encoding site-specific integrase — translation MKPTDFATHLTGFLSVYLPRQKNASNNTIASYRDTFKLLLRYCQEEKDIPAEKLNMGMLTHVMIADFLEWLEKKRKCSTATRNQRLAAIHSFFRYAQYEEPSGILHFQKVIAIPVKKASKPSAPHLTPEAMKFLLSQPDKMTVKGRRNLTLLSVLYDSGCRVQELADLRVRDVVVDNPALLILTGKGNKMRRVPLMKNTLTLLQHYLQEHSLDKDWKKDYPLFVNKHRSKLTKEGIAYIISQYVVSAKKISASMPEKVTPHMFRHSKAMHLLQAGVSLIYIRDFLGHEDIKTTEIYAKCDTELKRQAIENAYPTLVDSNLPDWNKDAALLEWLSNLK, via the coding sequence ATGAAACCTACTGATTTTGCAACTCACCTTACTGGATTTCTTTCCGTGTATCTGCCTCGACAGAAAAATGCCAGTAACAATACGATAGCATCCTACCGTGATACCTTTAAATTGCTACTCCGTTACTGTCAGGAAGAGAAGGATATACCTGCCGAAAAGCTGAACATGGGCATGCTGACCCATGTAATGATTGCTGATTTTCTCGAATGGCTTGAAAAGAAACGTAAATGTAGCACTGCAACCCGTAACCAAAGGCTTGCAGCCATACATTCCTTTTTCAGGTATGCTCAATACGAGGAACCATCAGGAATCCTTCATTTCCAAAAGGTCATTGCCATACCGGTCAAGAAGGCCTCCAAGCCGTCGGCGCCACATCTGACACCGGAGGCGATGAAATTTTTGCTGTCACAGCCGGATAAAATGACCGTGAAAGGCCGACGAAACCTGACGCTTTTGAGTGTTCTTTATGATTCAGGATGCAGAGTGCAGGAATTAGCCGATCTCAGGGTACGGGATGTTGTAGTGGACAATCCGGCACTGCTTATCCTCACTGGAAAAGGCAATAAGATGCGCAGAGTTCCTCTAATGAAAAATACTCTGACCTTGCTTCAACATTACCTTCAGGAGCATTCCCTTGATAAAGATTGGAAAAAGGACTATCCGCTTTTTGTCAACAAGCATCGTAGCAAACTCACTAAGGAAGGCATTGCCTACATCATCTCTCAGTATGTTGTTTCGGCGAAAAAGATATCTGCAAGCATGCCGGAAAAAGTGACGCCACATATGTTTCGCCACAGCAAAGCAATGCACCTGCTGCAGGCTGGCGTTAGCCTTATCTATATCAGGGATTTTCTCGGACATGAGGATATCAAAACCACCGAAATTTACGCAAAGTGTGATACCGAATTGAAACGTCAGGCCATCGAAAACGCCTATCCAACTCTGGTAGATAGCAATCTTCCCGATTGGAATAAAGACGCTGCATTGTTGGAATGGCTTTCAAATCTGAAGTAG
- a CDS encoding DUF6602 domain-containing protein translates to MNKLDIPHIFKSEANDLIKARETAIQIHGTADIKAAGNEIEMEVRSFLKRMLPKSLYVTQGHLIDRNGFVSPQLDVIIAEKTSLPSLLTTKDGTEYIPIDSIYAIGEIKSTYYKNKKYEKRFCEVVTQIKTEMAHQEIPNTAYNGVLNDDTIMRDMYIGSANKTLNKLYSFMIYIDGGDFNPDEIAEHYQTTPLSYLPNLTVLLDRGAICYASLSENGLKTARYPDEEDGSEFDWLFYHLNGESETGSPEGNHLGLLYYNLLLHITNSFIEPPDLTQYMSSMFVGRLSTSKWIGKSKT, encoded by the coding sequence ATGAATAAGCTTGATATCCCACACATATTCAAATCAGAGGCTAATGACTTAATAAAGGCCAGAGAGACAGCTATTCAAATTCATGGAACTGCTGACATTAAAGCTGCCGGTAATGAAATTGAGATGGAAGTGCGCAGCTTTTTGAAAAGAATGCTACCTAAAAGTCTTTACGTTACACAAGGTCATCTGATTGACAGAAATGGTTTTGTTAGCCCCCAGCTGGACGTAATAATTGCAGAAAAAACAAGCTTGCCATCACTGCTTACAACCAAGGATGGTACTGAATATATACCTATTGATAGCATCTATGCTATCGGTGAAATAAAATCGACTTACTATAAGAACAAAAAATATGAAAAACGATTTTGTGAAGTAGTCACTCAAATCAAAACAGAGATGGCTCATCAAGAAATTCCCAATACTGCATACAATGGTGTTCTTAATGATGACACAATTATGCGAGATATGTATATAGGCTCAGCCAACAAAACTTTAAATAAACTCTATTCATTCATGATCTATATTGATGGCGGCGACTTTAACCCAGACGAAATAGCAGAGCACTACCAAACCACACCATTGAGCTATTTACCAAATTTGACCGTACTCCTTGACAGGGGTGCCATTTGCTACGCTAGCTTATCCGAAAACGGCCTAAAAACCGCAAGGTACCCTGATGAAGAGGATGGTAGTGAGTTTGATTGGCTTTTTTATCATCTAAATGGCGAGAGTGAAACTGGTTCTCCCGAAGGAAACCATTTGGGCTTATTGTACTACAATCTTTTGTTGCACATTACTAACTCATTTATAGAACCACCAGACCTTACACAATATATGTCGTCTATGTTTGTTGGGCGGTTGTCTACATCAAAATGGATAGGTAAAAGCAAAACATAA
- a CDS encoding IS91 family transposase, whose translation MNPINNYPQPANRQVEVADILRCHIGDYLKRYNMPPEHYRVVYDILNCRTAYLGGHVEMCDQCGAERILYNSCRNRHCPKCQTITKQRWLSARQAELLPVSYFHNVFTLPHELNPLILCNKPLMLGFLFQAASQTLLDFGKNPKNELGGQLGIIAILHTWTQTLMDHFHLHCLVPGGAIAGNGKEWISSKGEFLFPVKALSKVFRGKFISYLEDAYSKNQLCFPGNTRALGTRQGFRRLIKQLWSKNWVVYTKPPIERPEWVLDYLGRYTHRIAISNHRITDFSDGRVTFTIKNRKRKTTETVTLDAVEFIRRFLLHVLPKRFVRIRHYGFLANRGKKKNIGLCRLLMNLSPDIPEVRDQSVQAIMMAQAGIDILRCPSCKQGMMRKIYEIPEGSGNSSFHILRPVSVTDKDP comes from the coding sequence ATGAATCCAATCAATAATTATCCTCAACCAGCAAACCGACAGGTGGAAGTGGCGGATATTTTGCGCTGCCACATCGGTGACTATCTCAAAAGATACAATATGCCGCCGGAGCATTACAGGGTCGTATACGACATTTTAAATTGCCGGACCGCTTATCTTGGCGGGCACGTTGAAATGTGCGATCAATGCGGAGCCGAACGCATCCTTTACAACTCGTGCCGCAACCGGCATTGCCCGAAATGCCAGACCATCACCAAGCAACGCTGGTTGTCCGCCCGGCAGGCTGAACTTTTGCCGGTTAGCTATTTTCACAATGTCTTTACCCTTCCCCATGAATTGAATCCTTTGATTTTGTGCAACAAACCACTCATGCTGGGATTCCTGTTTCAGGCCGCGAGCCAGACGTTACTCGATTTCGGCAAAAATCCGAAGAACGAACTCGGTGGCCAGTTGGGGATCATCGCTATTTTGCACACCTGGACGCAAACATTGATGGATCATTTTCACCTGCACTGCCTGGTGCCTGGCGGTGCGATTGCTGGCAATGGAAAGGAATGGATCAGCAGCAAAGGGGAGTTTCTCTTTCCGGTCAAAGCGCTTTCGAAGGTTTTCCGGGGAAAGTTCATATCGTATCTGGAAGATGCATATAGCAAGAACCAGTTGTGCTTTCCCGGCAATACCCGTGCGTTAGGGACCCGCCAAGGGTTCCGGCGCTTGATCAAACAGCTGTGGTCGAAAAACTGGGTGGTCTATACCAAGCCGCCCATTGAGCGCCCGGAATGGGTGCTCGATTACCTTGGGCGCTATACGCATCGCATTGCCATATCGAATCATCGCATCACTGATTTTTCTGACGGCCGTGTGACGTTCACGATCAAAAACAGAAAACGCAAGACGACTGAAACCGTCACCCTCGATGCGGTCGAATTCATCCGGCGGTTCTTGTTGCATGTACTGCCCAAGCGGTTCGTACGCATCCGGCATTATGGCTTTTTGGCCAACCGTGGCAAGAAAAAGAACATTGGCCTGTGCCGTTTGTTGATGAACTTGTCCCCCGATATCCCCGAGGTGCGGGATCAGTCCGTCCAGGCAATCATGATGGCACAGGCCGGTATCGACATATTGAGGTGCCCAAGCTGCAAACAAGGAATGATGAGAAAGATATACGAAATCCCGGAAGGGTCCGGAAACAGTTCATTCCATATTTTGAGGCCGGTGTCGGTAACCGATAAGGATCCTTAG
- the ltrA gene encoding group II intron reverse transcriptase/maturase: MNIKPQQMEMFVASRLAESLGGREQLLELILERRNVLRAMNQVVANKGAPGVDGMKTNHLKGYLKRHWPKIKQDLLNGDYRPLPVRRKEIDKPDGGVRLLGIPTVLDRLIQQTIAQVLEQIWDPTFSEYSYGFRPGRSAHDAVLQAKGYLLDGYTHVVDMDLSKFFDRVNHDRLLSRLATRVRDKRVLKLIRRYLTAGTMIGGLVSPSIEGTPQGGPLSPLLSNIVLDELDKELEKRGHQFVRYADDFRIYCKSRKAAERVNKSITKFITAKLKLKVNEEKSAVSRPWLRKFLGFTFISMCGQTKIRIHRKTISRFKERVRELTNRNQGRSLSQIIKDLNQYLIGWWNYYRLTEARHLFKSLNGWIIRRLRCVVWKQWKNPRTKVRNLKKLGIAHKDAMLCGNARKKYWRMSKVKWVIFALPNRYFFERGLFLPAQ, from the coding sequence ATGAACATAAAGCCACAGCAGATGGAAATGTTTGTAGCGTCGCGGCTTGCCGAAAGTCTGGGAGGCAGAGAGCAGTTGTTGGAGTTGATTCTCGAACGACGTAATGTGCTCAGAGCAATGAACCAGGTCGTTGCCAATAAAGGCGCCCCGGGTGTGGACGGCATGAAAACCAACCACTTGAAAGGGTACCTGAAAAGGCACTGGCCGAAGATCAAGCAGGACCTGCTAAATGGGGATTATCGTCCCTTACCGGTCAGAAGGAAGGAGATCGACAAACCGGATGGCGGTGTCCGCCTGCTTGGTATCCCCACGGTATTGGACCGCCTTATCCAACAGACGATAGCTCAGGTATTGGAGCAGATCTGGGACCCGACCTTTTCTGAGTACAGCTACGGATTCAGACCAGGACGATCAGCCCATGACGCTGTCCTACAAGCCAAAGGCTATCTGCTGGACGGGTACACCCACGTGGTTGACATGGATTTGTCCAAGTTTTTTGACCGAGTTAACCACGACCGGCTTTTAAGCCGGCTGGCCACCAGGGTCCGGGACAAACGGGTCTTGAAATTGATCCGCCGGTACCTTACGGCCGGAACGATGATCGGGGGGCTTGTCAGTCCCAGCATAGAAGGAACGCCCCAGGGTGGTCCTCTGTCGCCGTTGCTCTCCAACATCGTACTCGATGAACTGGATAAGGAATTGGAGAAGCGGGGTCACCAATTCGTCAGGTATGCTGACGACTTCAGGATCTACTGCAAAAGCCGGAAAGCCGCCGAGCGTGTGAACAAGAGCATCACGAAGTTCATCACCGCGAAGCTCAAGCTCAAGGTGAACGAGGAGAAAAGCGCAGTGAGCCGACCATGGCTCCGCAAATTCCTGGGATTTACCTTTATCAGTATGTGTGGACAGACCAAGATCCGGATCCACCGGAAAACAATTTCACGTTTCAAGGAGCGAGTCCGGGAACTGACGAACCGTAATCAAGGGAGAAGTCTGAGCCAGATTATCAAAGATCTGAATCAGTACCTGATTGGCTGGTGGAACTATTATCGCCTGACAGAAGCCAGGCACCTGTTCAAGTCACTCAATGGCTGGATCATCCGCCGGCTGCGGTGCGTTGTCTGGAAACAATGGAAAAACCCCAGGACCAAGGTCCGAAACCTCAAAAAGCTTGGCATTGCGCATAAGGACGCCATGCTTTGCGGTAACGCCCGCAAAAAGTACTGGCGCATGAGCAAGGTCAAGTGGGTGATATTTGCTCTACCAAACCGTTACTTCTTCGAACGAGGACTATTCCTGCCTGCTCAATAA
- a CDS encoding tyrosine-type recombinase/integrase, with protein sequence MSELRQKMIRAMELKDFSPRTQQSYLSAVEGLSKFHRKSPDRLTQTEIEDYVLHLKDEGKSASTRNVIISGMKFFYQHTLINSEIALNMPSRRKPKILPEVLSREQVRMIIDTPADLKHRLILMTAYSGGLRVSEVAALKVKSIDSARMVIRVYQGKGMKDRDTLLSKKLLEELRGYWKVYRPTDWLFYGKRRDTPMSITSIQRMYRRAKSDAGITKGKGIHCLRHCFATHLLEAGYDVRKIQLLMGHRSLSTTMVYLHVSRNGLAKVQSPLDFIEEPEQQAPPWEDDDESNQ encoded by the coding sequence ATGTCTGAACTACGTCAAAAGATGATCCGGGCAATGGAACTTAAGGATTTCTCACCGAGGACTCAGCAATCCTATTTGTCTGCTGTTGAAGGCCTATCAAAATTTCATCGGAAGTCACCGGATCGTCTAACGCAAACAGAAATCGAAGACTACGTGCTTCACCTTAAAGATGAAGGGAAGAGCGCAAGCACACGCAATGTTATCATTTCCGGGATGAAGTTTTTCTACCAGCATACACTGATAAACAGCGAAATCGCATTGAATATGCCAAGTCGTCGTAAACCAAAAATCCTACCTGAAGTTCTCAGTAGAGAGCAGGTTCGCATGATCATCGATACTCCGGCGGATCTTAAGCATCGGCTGATATTGATGACGGCTTATTCTGGAGGGCTTCGAGTCAGTGAAGTGGCAGCACTGAAAGTCAAAAGCATCGACAGTGCACGGATGGTGATCCGGGTCTATCAGGGCAAAGGCATGAAAGACCGCGATACGCTGCTTTCTAAAAAACTGCTGGAGGAACTACGGGGCTATTGGAAGGTCTATCGCCCGACAGATTGGCTGTTTTACGGTAAACGTCGCGACACTCCCATGAGCATCACATCGATTCAGAGAATGTACCGCCGTGCCAAGAGCGACGCCGGCATCACCAAGGGCAAGGGCATTCATTGCCTTCGCCATTGCTTTGCCACTCATCTGCTGGAAGCCGGCTATGATGTGCGCAAGATACAGCTTCTCATGGGGCATCGCTCGTTGTCCACCACCATGGTCTATCTTCACGTTTCCAGAAACGGGTTGGCCAAGGTCCAGAGCCCGCTGGATTTCATCGAAGAGCCGGAACAACAGGCGCCGCCGTGGGAGGATGACGATGAATCCAATCAATAA
- a CDS encoding IS66 family transposase — translation MNPLTRLPKIPSDQLTPLVAELLGTIQLQMEEMQLLKDEIARLKCQKPKPKIKPSNLEKETDKKKSSKKKPKSHKKSKTKKLEINQDIPLKPENLPPGSKFKGYQDYVVQDLVLASWNIRYRRERWQTPLGDYVIGQLPKDVDGHFSSSLVSFVLYQHYGCCVTQPLILEQLHELGVDISSGQVNNIIINNKERFHNEKALILSTGLQISNYINVDDTGARHKGQNGYCTHIGNEYFAWFESTPKKNRVNFLEILRAEHTDYVINSDAIEYMSVHGLPDYQVAKFMHIKGETFNDREQWSAFLSSNRIVSNLHIRIATEGALVGSIISHGYNKDLAIISDDAGQFNVFLHALCWVHAERTIHKLIGFTTEQQKLLTATRSDIWQLYRDLKEYQLQPDNNMKIELENRFDELFTRKTDFATLNLALKRIYLNKSELLLVLERPDIPLHNNLSERDIREYVKKRKISGSTRSDIGKKCRDTFTSLKKTCRKLKISFWDYLNDRISNKNKIPPISDLMKFQVAQSGP, via the coding sequence ATGAACCCATTAACACGACTTCCAAAAATTCCTTCGGATCAACTTACTCCTCTCGTTGCCGAATTGCTTGGAACCATCCAACTGCAAATGGAGGAGATGCAGCTTTTAAAAGATGAAATAGCCAGATTAAAGTGTCAAAAGCCTAAGCCTAAAATCAAACCTTCCAACCTTGAGAAGGAGACAGATAAAAAGAAGTCATCGAAAAAAAAGCCAAAGTCTCATAAAAAATCAAAGACCAAAAAACTCGAAATCAATCAAGATATTCCTCTTAAACCTGAAAATTTACCTCCAGGCAGTAAGTTCAAAGGATATCAAGATTATGTTGTACAAGACCTTGTCCTCGCAAGCTGGAATATCAGATACCGAAGGGAAAGATGGCAAACTCCTTTGGGAGACTACGTCATCGGCCAATTGCCTAAAGATGTCGATGGCCACTTTAGCTCAAGCCTTGTTTCGTTTGTTCTATACCAGCATTACGGTTGTTGCGTGACTCAACCATTGATCCTTGAGCAATTACATGAATTAGGCGTAGATATCTCATCCGGTCAAGTCAACAACATCATAATCAACAATAAAGAGCGATTTCACAACGAAAAGGCTCTAATTTTATCAACTGGACTCCAAATATCAAACTATATCAATGTTGACGATACCGGTGCCAGGCATAAGGGTCAAAATGGTTACTGTACTCATATAGGCAATGAATATTTTGCATGGTTTGAAAGTACGCCAAAGAAAAATCGCGTTAATTTTCTGGAAATTCTTCGTGCTGAACATACGGACTATGTAATTAATAGCGACGCAATAGAATATATGTCCGTCCATGGGCTTCCTGATTACCAGGTTGCCAAGTTTATGCATATCAAAGGCGAAACATTCAATGATAGAGAACAGTGGAGCGCTTTTCTTTCTTCTAACAGGATTGTCTCGAACCTCCATATCCGGATTGCCACAGAAGGCGCCCTTGTCGGAAGTATCATATCTCATGGTTACAACAAAGACTTAGCCATTATCAGCGATGATGCCGGACAGTTTAATGTGTTTCTTCATGCCCTGTGCTGGGTTCACGCTGAAAGGACTATTCATAAACTAATTGGATTTACAACTGAGCAACAGAAACTCCTTACAGCGACTCGATCAGATATCTGGCAACTGTATCGAGATTTAAAAGAATATCAGCTTCAACCGGACAACAACATGAAAATTGAGTTAGAAAATCGATTTGATGAACTTTTTACTCGCAAAACCGATTTTGCCACACTGAATTTAGCTCTGAAAAGAATATATCTAAACAAATCAGAACTTTTATTGGTTTTAGAAAGGCCGGATATCCCACTACACAATAATTTAAGTGAACGAGATATCAGAGAATACGTAAAAAAACGAAAAATAAGTGGTTCAACTCGAAGTGACATCGGGAAAAAGTGCCGTGACACATTTACCAGCCTAAAGAAAACCTGTCGGAAGCTAAAAATTTCTTTTTGGGACTATCTCAATGATCGAATCTCAAACAAAAATAAAATCCCTCCAATTTCTGATCTCATGAAATTTCAAGTGGCTCAGTCAGGCCCATAG
- a CDS encoding type II toxin-antitoxin system VapC family toxin: MDVVIDTSALIAVIAGEPERRRIIEFTTGNTLIGPGSIPWEIGNAFSAMFKQNRLTLDEARKGLVIFDSIPLRYIKPDFVNALKISKQANMYAYDAYFLDCAIRHKAPLLTLDQKLKRASQNLNVETMEV; encoded by the coding sequence ATGGATGTTGTAATTGATACATCTGCATTGATTGCAGTTATTGCCGGCGAACCTGAACGTCGTAGGATTATCGAATTTACTACTGGAAATACACTTATCGGGCCTGGTTCTATTCCCTGGGAAATCGGCAATGCCTTCTCGGCAATGTTCAAGCAGAACAGGTTGACACTTGATGAAGCTCGGAAGGGTCTTGTGATTTTCGATAGTATCCCTTTGCGCTATATTAAACCAGATTTTGTTAATGCCTTGAAAATATCCAAACAAGCCAATATGTATGCATACGATGCCTATTTCCTGGATTGTGCTATTAGGCATAAAGCACCGCTATTAACGTTGGATCAAAAGCTAAAGAGAGCTTCTCAAAATCTCAACGTTGAAACCATGGAGGTTTAA
- a CDS encoding type II toxin-antitoxin system Phd/YefM family antitoxin, producing the protein MQVYTYSEARQKLAIVLEEAENTGKVLIRRKDGRTFALVPEKIASSPLDVPSIKARITTQEIVDIIREGRER; encoded by the coding sequence ATGCAAGTTTATACTTATTCAGAAGCCAGACAAAAGCTTGCTATAGTTCTTGAAGAGGCTGAAAATACTGGAAAGGTACTAATTCGGAGGAAAGACGGAAGAACTTTTGCATTGGTTCCGGAAAAGATCGCTTCTTCACCTTTAGATGTTCCTTCAATTAAAGCGCGTATTACAACACAAGAAATAGTGGATATTATTCGAGAAGGAAGAGAAAGGTAG
- a CDS encoding reverse transcriptase domain-containing protein, producing the protein MPKLGGGIRQLGIPTVLDRFIQQALLQVLQEEWDSTFSDFSYGFRPKRSAHQAIKQSQRYLKQGYRWVVDMDLDKFFDRVNHDKLMSVVLKRVRDRRVNDLIQSFLRSVVEHEGSLVKTEMGTPQGGLCKALHNPPYAKFAIMQSKSLNVQYFQHMH; encoded by the coding sequence ATACCTAAGCTTGGCGGAGGGATACGACAGCTTGGTATCCCCACCGTGCTGGATCGATTTATCCAGCAGGCATTATTGCAGGTATTGCAGGAAGAGTGGGACTCAACCTTTTCTGATTTCAGTTATGGATTCAGACCCAAGAGGAGCGCCCACCAAGCCATTAAACAGTCCCAAAGGTATCTCAAACAGGGATATCGCTGGGTTGTTGACATGGATCTCGATAAGTTTTTCGACCGAGTAAATCACGATAAGCTGATGAGCGTGGTCCTGAAACGTGTTAGAGATAGGCGGGTAAATGATCTGATTCAAAGTTTTCTACGATCCGTAGTAGAGCATGAAGGAAGTTTAGTTAAAACGGAAATGGGAACTCCACAAGGCGGGTTATGCAAAGCTTTGCATAATCCGCCTTATGCGAAGTTCGCGATTATGCAAAGTAAATCGCTTAATGTACAATATTTCCAACACATGCACTGA